The following coding sequences are from one Epilithonimonas vandammei window:
- the thrA gene encoding bifunctional aspartate kinase/homoserine dehydrogenase I, whose protein sequence is MKILKFGGTSVGSVEALRNVKSIIEKEFNKDKALIVVCSALSGITNALLSASQKALKQNDFSEILKAAEEKHYQIISELLPRTAQNPLLMMVKVSFNEIEDVLFSVKNLGELSDRIKDRLLSYGEQMSSKIVSAFLQSEGFPAVFQDSRKLIATDSHFGNANVDSRKTNENLKNWKLENQIYVVTGFIAKDKNDETTTLGRGGSDYTAAILASGLKADEIQIWTDVDGFLTADPRLVKNAFSQSELSYQEAMEMSYFGAKVIYPPTMIPAIESQIPIYIKNTFKPESQGTLIHQKSEISKGLIKGIVSIEKTCLINITGNGMIGMKGFSGRLFNALARYEVNVILITQASSEHSISFVVSFDDEKKAKTAIYEEFDFEINSNKIDEPQFDNELSILSVVGENMKKTRGISGKFFSALGKNGINIIAIAQGSSELNISAVIERNELSKALNVVHDSLLLSPVKTFNVMFAGTGNIGKELFRQLEREQRNLEENHQIKINVVGITNSREMKIFDNPESDFDLNNNFNTNLQKSDLKQFISLISSKNLPNLVFVDNTSSEDVVAEYSLLFNNNISIVTCNKKGNSSSYEQYSKFKRLAKKNNVSFLYETNVGAGLPIIKTLNDLWISGDEILKIEAILSGTISYIFNNYVGDNTFAEVVRTAQELGYTEPDPRDDLNGMDFSRKMLILGREIGLPLEMSNVNIKDFLPEACLKAESIPAFYEELEKHEPYFSSFKNEAENSGRKLRLIGVLEDGKINIEVQIVDANHPFFGLSGSDNIISFTTSRYKNTPLVVKGPGAGAEVTAAGVFADLVRVTAQ, encoded by the coding sequence AACGATTTTTCTGAAATCTTGAAAGCGGCTGAAGAAAAGCATTATCAGATTATTTCAGAATTGTTGCCAAGAACGGCACAGAATCCATTATTAATGATGGTAAAAGTAAGTTTCAATGAGATTGAAGATGTTTTATTCAGCGTTAAAAATCTAGGTGAATTATCAGACAGAATCAAAGATAGACTGCTTTCTTATGGAGAACAGATGTCGAGCAAGATTGTTTCTGCTTTTCTTCAATCTGAAGGTTTTCCTGCAGTTTTCCAAGATTCAAGAAAGTTAATTGCAACAGATTCTCACTTCGGAAATGCGAATGTCGATTCTAGAAAAACCAATGAAAACCTTAAAAACTGGAAACTGGAAAATCAAATTTATGTAGTAACAGGTTTTATCGCCAAAGATAAAAATGATGAAACCACAACTTTGGGAAGAGGAGGTTCTGATTACACCGCCGCAATTTTAGCTTCAGGTTTAAAAGCTGACGAAATACAGATTTGGACAGATGTTGACGGTTTCTTAACGGCTGATCCAAGATTGGTTAAAAATGCATTTTCTCAATCTGAATTGAGTTACCAGGAAGCAATGGAAATGTCGTATTTCGGTGCAAAAGTGATTTATCCTCCAACAATGATTCCTGCTATTGAAAGCCAAATTCCGATTTACATTAAAAATACTTTTAAGCCGGAAAGTCAAGGAACTTTGATTCATCAGAAATCTGAAATTTCAAAAGGTCTTATCAAAGGAATTGTTTCTATCGAGAAAACCTGCCTCATTAATATTACTGGAAATGGGATGATTGGGATGAAAGGTTTCAGTGGAAGATTGTTCAATGCTTTGGCGAGATATGAGGTCAATGTTATTCTAATCACTCAGGCGAGTTCGGAACATAGTATTTCGTTTGTGGTTTCTTTCGATGATGAGAAAAAAGCGAAAACAGCAATCTATGAAGAATTTGATTTTGAAATTAATTCCAACAAAATAGATGAACCGCAGTTCGATAATGAGCTAAGTATTCTTTCTGTCGTTGGCGAGAATATGAAAAAAACGAGAGGAATCAGTGGCAAATTTTTCAGTGCTTTGGGCAAGAACGGAATCAATATTATTGCCATTGCGCAAGGTTCATCTGAGCTCAATATTTCTGCTGTGATTGAAAGAAATGAACTTTCAAAAGCACTGAATGTTGTTCACGATTCGTTGTTACTTTCACCGGTTAAAACCTTCAATGTGATGTTTGCAGGAACAGGAAATATCGGGAAAGAATTGTTCCGACAATTGGAAAGAGAACAGAGAAATCTCGAAGAAAATCATCAGATTAAAATCAATGTTGTAGGAATTACTAACAGTCGGGAAATGAAAATTTTCGATAATCCTGAATCTGATTTTGATTTAAATAATAACTTTAATACTAATTTACAAAAATCAGATTTAAAACAATTTATAAGTCTTATTTCAAGTAAAAATTTACCCAATTTGGTTTTTGTAGACAATACTTCTAGTGAGGACGTTGTTGCAGAATATTCATTGTTATTCAATAATAATATCTCAATTGTAACTTGTAACAAAAAAGGAAATTCTTCGTCTTACGAACAATACAGTAAGTTCAAAAGATTGGCAAAAAAGAACAATGTGAGTTTCTTATATGAGACTAACGTTGGAGCTGGTCTTCCAATTATCAAAACCTTAAATGACCTTTGGATTTCCGGTGACGAAATTCTGAAAATCGAAGCAATTTTATCGGGAACAATTTCTTACATTTTCAATAATTATGTTGGCGATAATACTTTTGCAGAAGTTGTAAGAACTGCTCAGGAATTAGGTTATACAGAACCAGACCCGAGAGATGATTTGAACGGAATGGATTTCTCTCGAAAAATGCTGATTCTTGGAAGAGAAATCGGATTGCCGTTGGAAATGTCAAATGTTAATATCAAAGATTTCCTTCCGGAAGCTTGTCTCAAAGCAGAATCAATTCCTGCCTTCTACGAAGAGCTGGAAAAACACGAACCTTACTTTTCATCATTCAAAAATGAAGCAGAAAATTCCGGAAGAAAATTGAGATTAATTGGTGTTCTTGAAGATGGAAAAATCAACATAGAAGTTCAGATTGTAGATGCTAATCATCCGTTTTTCGGATTGTCAGGAAGTGATAATATCATTTCGTTCACAACATCAAGATACAAAAATACGCCGTTAGTTGTAAAAGGTCCGGGCGCAGGTGCAGAAGTTACAGCCGCTGGAGTTTTTGCAGATTTAGTAAGAGTTACAGCTCAATAA
- a CDS encoding homoserine kinase, whose amino-acid sequence MDSIKVFAPATVANVVCGYDVLGFAIQEPGDEIILKKNDSNQIVITKIEGDNGKLPKDPNKNVVSHVIRLFLEKINSNQGIDIELYKKMPLNSGMGSSAASSVAALVAINELMGKPYTKQELLPLAMEGERIACGNAHADNVAPALLGGLVLVRSYEPLDAIKLPYPKDLSVVSVHPHVDVPTGEARKIIKERISLKSAVQQWGNVAGLVAGFCTGDLDLVSRSMEDVIIEPVRAMLIPYFYEMKQLALDNGAIGFGISGSGPSVFALCEKKETAEEISFKIKELLNQKNIESEAFVTKINDEGARVL is encoded by the coding sequence ATGGATTCTATAAAAGTTTTTGCTCCGGCTACAGTTGCTAATGTTGTTTGTGGTTACGACGTTCTCGGTTTTGCTATACAAGAACCCGGCGATGAAATTATCTTGAAAAAGAACGATTCCAATCAAATCGTCATTACAAAAATCGAAGGCGATAACGGTAAACTTCCGAAAGACCCTAATAAAAATGTCGTTTCGCACGTCATTAGATTATTTCTGGAAAAAATCAATTCGAATCAAGGAATTGATATCGAATTATATAAAAAAATGCCACTCAACAGCGGAATGGGTTCTAGCGCAGCGAGTAGCGTTGCGGCTTTGGTTGCAATCAATGAGTTGATGGGAAAACCATACACAAAACAAGAATTGTTGCCATTGGCGATGGAAGGCGAGAGAATTGCCTGCGGAAATGCACACGCAGACAATGTTGCGCCGGCGCTTTTGGGAGGTTTGGTTTTGGTAAGAAGTTATGAACCTTTAGACGCAATCAAACTGCCTTATCCAAAAGATTTGTCTGTGGTTTCCGTTCATCCGCACGTGGATGTTCCGACAGGCGAGGCGAGGAAAATCATCAAAGAAAGAATCAGTCTCAAATCTGCGGTTCAGCAATGGGGAAATGTCGCAGGTTTGGTTGCGGGATTTTGTACTGGCGATTTGGATTTGGTTAGCCGAAGTATGGAAGATGTCATCATAGAGCCGGTTCGCGCAATGTTGATTCCATATTTTTATGAGATGAAACAACTGGCTTTAGATAACGGTGCGATTGGTTTCGGGATTTCTGGTTCTGGTCCGTCGGTTTTTGCTTTGTGCGAAAAGAAAGAAACAGCGGAAGAAATTTCATTCAAAATCAAGGAATTACTCAATCAAAAAAATATAGAAAGCGAAGCTTTTGTAACGAAAATCAATGATGAAGGAGCGAGAGTTCTTTAA
- the thrC gene encoding threonine synthase, giving the protein MKYISTRQQQATNIKTAILKGLADDGGLFMPEYIPQLDSQFFETLPNLTLQEIGFRVAKEFLGESISDDNLKEIIDEVLNFEIPAVKISENIYSLELFHGPTMAFKDVGARFMARMMSYFSEGKPMKVIAATSGDTGSAVASGFFGVPGIEVYILYPKGKVSPLQEKQLTTWGGNIKALEIDGTFDDCQALAKQILSDEELNQKFTLTSANSINIARLIPQSFYYFWAFAQLQKLGKPIVFSVPSGNFGNLTAGLFAKKMGLPIHQFVASTNENDVVPKFLETGNYESKPSKQTISNAMDVGNPSNFERMKSLFNNDVSEFKKEIKSYSFSDEATKKAMQEVKKDFNYTLDPHGAVAYLGLQALRQAQSDKINEDFVGVLFETAHPAKFVEVVEDVLKEQIEIPEKLEAFNKREKKSVEFPVDFEAVKNYLIQEK; this is encoded by the coding sequence ATGAAATACATATCAACAAGACAACAACAAGCAACTAATATAAAAACAGCCATTTTAAAAGGTTTGGCAGATGACGGTGGACTTTTTATGCCGGAATACATTCCACAGTTAGATTCTCAATTTTTCGAAACTCTACCTAATCTTACTTTGCAGGAAATTGGTTTTCGAGTGGCAAAAGAATTTCTTGGCGAATCCATTTCAGATGATAATTTAAAAGAAATCATTGATGAGGTTTTGAATTTCGAAATTCCAGCTGTAAAAATTTCGGAGAATATTTATTCATTAGAATTATTCCACGGTCCAACGATGGCTTTCAAAGATGTTGGAGCGAGATTTATGGCAAGAATGATGTCTTATTTCTCGGAAGGAAAACCAATGAAAGTAATTGCCGCAACTTCCGGCGATACAGGAAGTGCTGTAGCTTCAGGATTTTTTGGAGTTCCAGGGATCGAAGTTTATATTCTTTATCCAAAGGGAAAAGTAAGTCCGTTACAGGAAAAGCAACTGACAACTTGGGGCGGAAATATCAAAGCTTTGGAAATCGACGGAACTTTTGATGATTGTCAAGCTCTCGCAAAACAAATCTTATCCGATGAAGAACTTAATCAGAAATTTACTCTGACATCAGCGAACAGTATTAATATTGCGAGATTAATTCCACAATCATTCTATTATTTCTGGGCTTTTGCGCAATTACAGAAATTAGGAAAACCAATTGTTTTCTCAGTTCCGAGTGGAAATTTTGGAAACTTAACAGCTGGACTTTTTGCAAAGAAAATGGGATTGCCAATTCATCAATTCGTTGCTTCGACTAATGAAAATGATGTTGTTCCAAAGTTTTTAGAAACCGGAAATTACGAATCAAAACCTTCGAAACAAACCATCAGCAACGCAATGGATGTTGGCAATCCCAGTAATTTTGAAAGAATGAAAAGCTTGTTCAATAATGATGTTTCGGAATTCAAAAAAGAAATTAAATCGTATTCTTTTTCTGATGAAGCAACGAAAAAAGCAATGCAAGAAGTAAAAAAAGATTTTAATTATACGCTTGACCCACACGGTGCAGTTGCATATCTTGGACTTCAGGCTCTTCGACAAGCTCAGAGTGACAAAATAAATGAAGATTTTGTTGGTGTTTTGTTCGAAACTGCTCATCCTGCGAAATTTGTTGAAGTGGTAGAAGATGTTCTGAAAGAGCAAATTGAAATTCCTGAAAAATTGGAAGCTTTTAATAAAAGAGAAAAGAAATCTGTAGAGTTTCCTGTTGATTTTGAAGCTGTGAAAAACTATCTGATACAGGAGAAATGA
- the rpsO gene encoding 30S ribosomal protein S15: MYLTSEKKAEIFAKHGKSAQDTGTAEGQVALFTFRINHLTQHLKTNRHDFNTERSLVKLVGKRKALLDYLKKKDINRYRAIIAELGIRK; the protein is encoded by the coding sequence ATGTATTTAACATCAGAAAAGAAAGCAGAAATCTTCGCAAAACACGGAAAATCTGCACAAGACACAGGAACTGCTGAAGGACAGGTTGCTCTATTCACATTTAGAATCAACCACTTGACTCAGCACTTGAAAACTAATCGTCACGATTTCAACACAGAAAGATCTCTAGTGAAATTAGTAGGTAAAAGAAAAGCTCTTTTAGATTATTTGAAGAAAAAAGATATCAACAGATATAGAGCAATCATCGCTGAATTAGGAATTAGAAAATAA
- the prmC gene encoding peptide chain release factor N(5)-glutamine methyltransferase: MKLSEIKIDFQNELFDLYSTSEIEELFSIFCEHFLELNKVELRQNLDKDLSEDDSNKFSEAISELKTGKPFQQILGETEFYGMKFFVNEYVLIPRPETEELLELAIQHINDSKLKVEGLKILDIGTGSGIIPIVLKKHFPEAEVSAIDISANALEIAKRNANFHKTEINFIQKDYLNEVFSSAQTDNDVYDIIISNPPYIGIDENPEIEDSVKGFEPNLALFSPTSDALIFYRKIAIDAEKHLSENGIIFLEINQKLGKETLKLFHNFSKSSLLKDISGNDRMIFIKK, from the coding sequence ATGAAACTTTCCGAAATTAAAATTGATTTTCAAAACGAACTTTTTGACCTCTATTCCACATCTGAAATTGAGGAATTGTTTTCTATTTTTTGTGAACATTTTTTGGAATTGAATAAAGTTGAGTTAAGACAAAATCTTGATAAAGATTTATCTGAAGATGATTCTAATAAATTTTCAGAAGCCATTTCCGAATTAAAAACAGGAAAACCTTTTCAGCAGATTCTTGGCGAAACTGAGTTTTATGGAATGAAATTCTTTGTGAATGAGTACGTTCTGATACCAAGACCAGAAACGGAGGAATTGTTGGAATTAGCAATTCAACATATTAATGATTCAAAACTGAAAGTCGAAGGTTTGAAAATACTTGATATTGGAACTGGAAGCGGAATTATTCCCATCGTCTTGAAAAAACATTTTCCGGAAGCGGAAGTTTCAGCTATTGATATTTCTGCAAACGCATTGGAAATTGCTAAAAGAAATGCCAACTTTCACAAAACCGAAATCAACTTTATACAAAAAGATTATTTGAATGAAGTCTTCTCCTCCGCGCAGACTGACAATGATGTTTACGACATTATCATTAGCAATCCACCTTATATCGGAATCGATGAAAATCCCGAAATCGAAGATTCTGTGAAAGGTTTTGAACCCAATCTTGCGCTCTTCTCTCCTACTTCAGACGCATTGATTTTTTATAGAAAAATTGCTATCGATGCTGAAAAACATCTTTCGGAAAACGGAATCATTTTTTTAGAAATCAATCAGAAATTGGGAAAAGAAACACTCAAACTTTTTCATAATTTTTCGAAATCATCATTATTAAAAGACATTTCTGGGAATGACAGAATGATTTTTATAAAAAAATAA
- the yaaA gene encoding peroxide stress protein YaaA gives MKFIASPAKLMNVENSTEFLKNTTPKFIKDSDFIHSFLKEKSPKYLSELMEISPKLADENWERNQKWTAKPTSKNSAPAMFAFTGEVYRGLDAKTLDEKAVKYLEKNFRILSGLYGLLKPSDKVMLYRLEMGRPFQFDSYKNLYEFWTDKVTQQLNSELKKDELLINLASNEYGKVVDRKKLKAKVIDFDFKQTQPDGSLKTIVVYTKHARGLVLRFCAENQVQTLDELKAFNYENYLLDEKLSTENHLVFTR, from the coding sequence ATGAAATTTATAGCCTCGCCTGCCAAACTAATGAATGTAGAGAATTCTACAGAATTTTTAAAAAATACAACACCAAAATTCATCAAAGATTCAGATTTTATTCATTCTTTTTTGAAAGAAAAGTCTCCAAAATATCTTTCTGAGTTAATGGAAATCTCGCCAAAATTGGCAGACGAAAATTGGGAACGAAACCAAAAATGGACCGCTAAACCGACATCTAAAAATTCAGCACCGGCAATGTTTGCATTTACTGGCGAAGTCTATCGTGGATTGGATGCTAAAACACTAGATGAAAAAGCCGTAAAATATCTTGAAAAAAACTTCCGAATCTTATCTGGACTTTATGGACTTTTAAAACCTTCTGATAAAGTAATGTTGTATCGTTTGGAAATGGGAAGACCTTTCCAATTTGATTCTTATAAAAATTTGTACGAATTCTGGACTGATAAAGTAACACAACAATTGAACTCTGAGTTAAAAAAAGATGAATTACTTATTAATCTCGCAAGCAATGAATACGGAAAAGTTGTTGACAGAAAAAAACTGAAGGCCAAAGTCATTGATTTTGATTTTAAGCAGACTCAGCCGGATGGAAGTTTGAAAACCATTGTGGTTTATACGAAGCACGCTCGTGGTTTGGTTTTGCGCTTCTGTGCGGAAAATCAAGTTCAGACTTTGGATGAGCTGAAAGCTTTCAATTACGAGAATTATCTTTTGGACGAGAAATTATCGACTGAAAACCATCTGGTTTTTACAAGATAA
- a CDS encoding L-threonylcarbamoyladenylate synthase encodes MAKILKIYPQNPQENLIDEAVKVLQNGGVIIYPSDTIYTIGCDIYNHKAMERLAQIKGIKIDKQKFSIICNDLSHLSEFTKPIETATFRFLKTHLPGAFTFILEANRNLPTAYKGHKTVGIRVPDHIVPQMIVEKLGHPIVSTSIRDDDEILEYSTDPELIAEKYDKLVDLVIDSGYGDNVASTIVDLTSGEPEIIRQGKGKI; translated from the coding sequence ATGGCAAAAATCTTAAAAATATACCCGCAAAATCCGCAAGAAAATTTGATAGACGAAGCCGTAAAAGTCCTTCAAAACGGTGGTGTTATTATTTATCCTTCGGATACGATTTACACGATTGGTTGTGATATCTATAATCACAAAGCAATGGAAAGGCTTGCTCAGATAAAAGGCATCAAGATTGACAAGCAAAAATTTTCAATCATTTGTAATGATCTGAGTCATCTTTCAGAATTTACAAAACCTATAGAAACTGCAACGTTCAGATTTTTGAAAACACATCTTCCCGGCGCTTTCACATTTATTTTGGAAGCCAACAGAAACCTTCCAACAGCCTATAAAGGTCATAAAACTGTAGGTATAAGAGTTCCTGACCATATTGTACCGCAAATGATTGTAGAAAAACTAGGGCATCCTATTGTTTCTACTTCTATTCGGGATGATGATGAAATTTTGGAATATTCCACAGATCCGGAGCTGATTGCGGAAAAATATGACAAACTGGTAGATTTGGTAATTGATTCTGGATACGGTGACAATGTAGCTTCCACAATTGTAGATTTAACTTCTGGAGAACCTGAAATTATCCGACAAGGAAAAGGAAAAATTTAG
- a CDS encoding BlaI/MecI/CopY family transcriptional regulator has protein sequence MNKLTKAEEQVMQYLWQIEKGFLKDVLELFPEPKPHTNTISTILKILMEKGFVSHKTFGRQHEYFPLISKENYSGKSIRSLVKNYFEGSYTNAVSFLVEENEISVKDLELLLNELKNKE, from the coding sequence ATGAATAAGTTAACCAAAGCAGAAGAACAGGTAATGCAGTACCTTTGGCAGATAGAGAAAGGATTCTTAAAAGACGTTTTAGAATTGTTTCCTGAACCAAAACCGCATACCAACACGATTTCCACGATTCTGAAAATCTTGATGGAAAAAGGATTTGTTAGTCATAAAACTTTTGGAAGACAACACGAGTATTTTCCTTTGATAAGTAAAGAGAATTACAGCGGAAAGTCTATCAGAAGCTTGGTTAAGAATTATTTCGAAGGTTCATATACTAATGCGGTTTCGTTTTTGGTAGAAGAGAACGAAATCAGTGTGAAAGATTTGGAGCTTTTGTTAAACGAACTTAAAAACAAGGAATAA
- a CDS encoding M56 family metallopeptidase yields MEPILLYFGKMILCSAVMFAYYLLFLKDKTFHHYNRFYLLSSVVVSLVLPLIKVSYFTIETNKNLYLLLSGFNQNQLQTTTNYDITIYSVFYAIIGVVSIILLIRLIVGIIRIQSIKKQFPNETIDGIKFYQTNLNNAPFSFFRNLFWKKSIEINSPVGQQILKHEMVHIEQKHSWDKLLMQVSKSVFWFNPVFYFINKEINLIHEYLADNKAVKKSDTRAFAQMLLESHFSGSVIPVTSPFLSSNLKKRLTMLTKNQTKYSYARKLFALPILFFMVFAYMVNAKNKEITETNKAIEIAVNEMKNDTIKPKASEFDSLSMSHQKQTQLYSEALKEDHLKMSALSAKMAEKSKALSALKKAKKEDSSEYKALENDLENLSNKLQSIVDSDNYQRNLKGFEEHSEAMAKMYDSPEFKKRIADAEKAGRDAEAMVNSPEFKKRIAEAEKRAEEVVVKVNSPEFQKMSQEAQKRAQEAVEKYGKVYSEADFQKMIKDQFGKDAFTDGTVAYGFDASDFPEFKDLATKFKLNFSDDLFFNEAQSKLTPKELRKLEKKRKELKEKQKDLQEQQRKIQEKQQQLNKEMRENSSFKISFNSMENEPKVFVLNNKMMAANIDKMTVYINGKIVDKSVLNKMNPNEIASMNVFKTNGTRKIEIITK; encoded by the coding sequence ATGGAACCAATTTTACTTTATTTTGGCAAGATGATTCTCTGCTCAGCAGTTATGTTTGCCTATTATCTGTTATTCCTTAAGGATAAGACTTTTCATCATTACAATAGATTTTATCTTTTGTCTTCGGTGGTTGTGAGCCTTGTTCTGCCTCTGATAAAAGTTTCTTATTTTACGATAGAAACAAATAAGAATTTATATCTGCTGTTGAGCGGATTCAATCAAAATCAATTACAAACAACTACAAACTATGATATCACTATTTATTCAGTTTTTTATGCAATTATTGGAGTGGTTTCAATCATTCTTTTAATTAGATTAATTGTCGGAATCATAAGAATCCAATCTATTAAAAAACAATTCCCGAATGAAACAATCGATGGAATCAAATTTTATCAGACCAATCTTAATAATGCGCCGTTTTCATTCTTTAGAAATCTGTTCTGGAAAAAATCAATCGAGATTAATTCTCCTGTTGGTCAGCAGATTCTGAAGCACGAGATGGTTCATATAGAACAAAAACACAGCTGGGACAAACTCCTGATGCAGGTTTCCAAATCTGTTTTCTGGTTCAATCCTGTGTTTTACTTTATCAACAAAGAAATCAATCTTATTCACGAATACTTGGCGGACAACAAAGCAGTGAAAAAGTCCGACACCAGAGCATTTGCGCAGATGCTTCTCGAGAGTCATTTCTCGGGGTCGGTAATTCCTGTTACGAGTCCTTTTTTATCATCTAACCTCAAAAAAAGACTTACAATGCTAACAAAAAACCAAACCAAGTACAGCTACGCACGCAAACTTTTTGCGCTACCAATTTTATTCTTTATGGTGTTCGCCTATATGGTGAATGCTAAAAACAAAGAAATTACAGAAACGAACAAAGCAATTGAAATTGCTGTTAACGAAATGAAAAATGATACGATAAAACCTAAAGCGTCTGAGTTTGACAGTTTATCGATGAGTCATCAAAAACAAACACAATTATATTCTGAAGCTTTGAAAGAAGACCATTTGAAGATGTCTGCGCTCAGTGCAAAAATGGCTGAAAAAAGCAAAGCATTATCGGCTCTTAAAAAAGCTAAAAAAGAAGATTCATCAGAATATAAGGCTTTAGAAAATGATTTGGAAAATCTTTCTAATAAATTGCAATCTATTGTAGATTCTGACAATTATCAGAGAAACCTAAAAGGTTTTGAAGAACATTCGGAAGCGATGGCAAAGATGTATGATTCTCCGGAATTCAAGAAAAGAATTGCTGACGCTGAAAAAGCAGGCAGAGATGCTGAAGCAATGGTTAATTCTCCAGAGTTTAAAAAAAGAATTGCTGAAGCAGAAAAGCGTGCTGAAGAAGTAGTTGTAAAAGTCAACTCTCCTGAGTTTCAGAAAATGAGTCAAGAAGCTCAGAAAAGAGCACAAGAAGCGGTTGAAAAATATGGTAAAGTTTATTCGGAAGCTGATTTTCAGAAAATGATAAAAGACCAATTTGGGAAAGATGCTTTTACGGATGGAACTGTAGCTTATGGATTTGACGCAAGCGATTTTCCTGAATTCAAGGATTTGGCAACTAAATTTAAATTAAATTTTTCTGATGATCTATTCTTCAATGAAGCTCAATCTAAACTGACACCAAAGGAGTTGAGAAAACTGGAAAAGAAAAGAAAAGAACTGAAGGAAAAACAAAAAGACTTACAGGAACAACAAAGAAAAATTCAGGAAAAGCAGCAACAATTAAACAAAGAAATGCGTGAGAATTCTTCATTTAAAATAAGTTTTAATTCTATGGAGAATGAGCCAAAAGTTTTTGTTCTGAATAACAAGATGATGGCTGCTAATATAGACAAAATGACAGTTTATATCAATGGGAAAATAGTGGATAAATCTGTACTTAATAAAATGAATCCTAATGAAATTGCGTCTATGAATGTTTTTAAAACAAACGGAACTAGAAAAATCGAAATCATTACAAAATAA
- a CDS encoding GLPGLI family protein gives MKKLLINLFLILGVLAIAQNKRFIYEYKFISDSTKIDDVKTEMMFLDTTKDGSKYYSYTVFNSDSLMKVDLEKQLAATGSINVKSDMQKGSVRYSVTKTYPDYKINHHRRLGMEAYNISDDRKINWKILPEKEKIGEWNAQKAEADFAGRHWIAWFSTDIPIQDGPYKFNGLPGLIVKIEDKTGSHKMELKGIKNITGNVDINVFEVKEIAVNSKQFQKVLKEYENDPTKGIKQIQMGGTSIILTGKDGTSTKIAKEQEERLKARIKKDNNRIELDIVK, from the coding sequence ATGAAAAAACTACTAATTAATTTATTTCTGATTTTAGGAGTTCTAGCAATTGCTCAGAACAAAAGATTTATTTACGAATACAAATTCATTTCAGATTCTACAAAGATTGATGATGTTAAAACAGAAATGATGTTCTTGGACACCACAAAAGATGGTTCCAAATATTATAGTTACACTGTTTTTAATTCGGATTCTCTTATGAAGGTGGATTTGGAAAAACAATTGGCTGCAACTGGTTCTATCAATGTAAAATCGGATATGCAAAAAGGAAGTGTGAGATATTCGGTAACGAAAACTTATCCTGATTATAAAATTAATCACCATCGCAGATTGGGAATGGAAGCTTACAATATTTCTGACGACAGAAAAATCAACTGGAAAATATTGCCAGAAAAAGAAAAAATAGGAGAGTGGAACGCTCAAAAAGCAGAAGCAGATTTTGCAGGCAGACATTGGATTGCATGGTTTTCTACAGATATTCCCATTCAAGATGGACCATATAAATTTAATGGTTTGCCTGGGTTGATTGTTAAGATTGAAGACAAAACGGGTTCTCACAAAATGGAACTTAAAGGTATTAAAAATATAACTGGCAATGTTGATATTAATGTTTTTGAAGTTAAAGAAATCGCTGTCAATTCCAAACAATTCCAGAAAGTGCTGAAAGAATACGAAAATGATCCAACAAAAGGAATTAAACAAATTCAAATGGGCGGAACTTCGATTATTTTGACGGGTAAAGATGGGACTTCTACCAAAATTGCCAAAGAACAAGAAGAACGTTTGAAAGCTCGAATCAAAAAAGACAATAATAGAATTGAGTTGGATATTGTGAAGTAA